The Homo sapiens chromosome 4, GRCh38.p14 Primary Assembly genome contains the following window.
GGGTGGCTCGGACCTGGGTACAGCTGTGGCTTGGGTGATGCTTATGCAGAGGTGACGTCGTTGGCACTGGAGGAACCAGGGCCACCCGCTCATCACCAGGAGCCTCTGGGTCCAGGCAGCTCTGCAGGTGAACCCCAGCAGGGCCGCGAGCCATGCACCAAGAAAGCCCTGGGGAGGGTGCTGGGGCAGAGAACGCATGGGGGGCGTCCCGGGCCCACACAGTGGTATGATGGACAATGCCAGGGTCCTCAGGTCAGCAGCGGGGTCTGGATACCTCCTGGCAGCAGGAGAGGTGCCAGCAAATGGGAGAGTCAGGATAGGCGCCAGGAACAGGAGAGGCAGGGCTGCCCCAGCCCCACGTGGACCAGGTGGGAGCTGTGGTTTCTCACACACCCGCTCTGGTGGGCGGCGAGGGGCTCTCTGGAGCCTGCAGTGGAGAGGGCTTAGGCCAGGTGCAGCCTCGGCAGGAAAGGGGGCATTGGTTGGTCAGCAAAGCCCCACAGGGGAAGGACAGGCAGCAGGTCCAtcccccgcgcccggcctctagAGTCCTGCATGGTTCACCCTCCACCAGGACGCTGTGAGGGGACGGACAGCCCAGGGCACTCGGGGTCTGACACTAGAAACAGCTCCAGAGCACGTCTGTGTCTGCCCCAGGCGAGTGCACAGCGAGGTCCTGGTCAGCCGAGTGTCTGGGCAGTGCAGCCCAGCCCGGCTCAGCACTGTGTACAGCCCATCCCCCTCCCCGCCTCTCCCCAGCTGCAGTAAGGGTCCCCAGAGCCAAGAGGGGGCTGCCCTCAGGGGACCACGGGCTGGAGCCAACAGCAGCTGTGGGAAGAAGCTGCCCACAGTTCCTAGGAGCTGTGGAGCCGCTGGCCAAGGGAGAGGGTGTCAGCTTCCCCTCCCGAGAGCCAGTTTCTGTCAGGCAGGCTCGTCCCAGGCTGTGTCTCCATGAGCACATCTGAGTGAGGGGGTCGGGGGGCTGGGCGGGGCCCCAGGAGCTGCCTCCCTGGTCACTGTTCTCCCGCCCTCTGTTCCTCCCACCAGCCTATGATGGACCGGAACAAGGCGGCCGAGCTCCCCAAGCTGCAAGTGGGCTTCATCGACTTCGTGTGCACATTCGTGTACAAGGCGAGTGGTTCACGGGTGTTCCGAGCTGACTGGGGCAGGGTGGCTGGGAGCAGGCAAGGGGGCGCGGGCTGGAGTCGCGTGGACTCACACGGGCCCGGCGGTGTCCTCACTGGAGTAGGGATGCCAGTGCCAGCTTCGTGCCGCTCTTGAGTGGGGCAAATGGGGAGGAACATCAGTTTCCGGACCCCCACAGGTGCCCCAGCCCATCCTCACCCTGCTGTGCCCCTGGAAGCTCTGAGCCCTTTCCCAGCCCAGAATGTCCTCTGCTAGCCTCCAGGCCTACCCCAGAAGTTCTCCCTCAGTGCCCTCCGCCGTGGCCAGCACACTGTTTTGGGGGCCTTGGCTGCAGCTCTGTGGGTTCATTTGTTCCATGTTTGTGAACCCTCGAGGCGGGGCTGGGTCGGCCTGTCTGCTGGTGCACCCGCCCACAGGGGCGTTTGGAACAGCAGAAGGAGCCACATCCCTGCCAATCTGCCACAGTCCGATGCCAGCTGAGTCTCTGAGGACGCAAGGCGGACATGGAGGGGGAGACTCGATGGGGCAGGGGTCTGACCGTGGGGCCCTGTGTGATGCCCATAAGAGCCAGCTGCCTCCGGCCACACTCCCTGGTGATGGAATCCACGCCCCAAGGAGGATGCCACGGGTTCCACATGAAGTTGTCCCGGAGTGGGCTGTGCCCACTCCCCGCCCCATCCTACCCACCCCGGGTCGTCAGTGCTGGGGAGAAGGTGGGACAAGGGTGGATATTTGGGCCTGAAGTGGCCACAGGTCACGGCCCCACTGCAGGTGCCCCCCACTGCCTTCCCCACCCCGCCACACTCCATGTGTGATGTGCGCGAGTGCACGCGTGTGCTGTGCTTGCATGATGTGTGccgtgtgtgtgtgggagggacgGGAGAAGGCACTGCAGGGGCTGCCTGCTGTCCGCCTGTGCCCACCACCCCTCTGCCTggcaccctgcccccaccccctgagCTGTTCTGCTCATTCTTGGGTTCCTCTCCCTGCAACACTGCACCCTAAGCATGCATACCCTAAAGCTCCCGGCTTCAATGTCACCAACACAGCCCCCGAGGTTTCTCCCTTCACAGGGCTCTGCTGGGAAGGTGCCCCCTCCGTGGCGCTCCCTCCTCCTGCCAGGCAGTTCATCCCCTACGAGGGGGATGAGCTGGGGAAGGGCTATCTTACTCTGGAGAGAGCAGGCAGGACAGGACTGGTGGTGACTTCTCGACTCCCCTCAGGAGTTCTCTCGTTTCCACGAAGAGATCCTGCCCATGTTCGACCGACTGCAGAACAATAGGAAAGAGTGGAAGGCGCTGGCTGATGAGTATGAGGCCAAAGTGAAGGCtctggaggagaaggaggaggaggagagggtggCAGCCAAGAAAGGTCTGGCTCTGTGTGGCCTGTGGGGCAGGGACTCGGTGACTCTCCCAaggcaaaatgaaaagacagggcacagagcagagttaaaatggagaaaagcagAGCCACTTTCAAGAAGCCTCGAGGTGGACAGGGCCACAGTGCAGGGAGAGAGGCCACGGCGGGGGAGAGTGGCAGCTGACTCCACCTCGGTAGCAAACCCGGACTGAAAAATTTCCTCTGTTCCTAGCCAGTGAACCCCATTTTTCAAGAAAGAAGTAACCATATCTTATGTCCTTTATAAAGGACTTAGTTGCAACAAGTCAGCACACCCCCAAGTTCAAATCCCAAAGGCATCGTGGTCTTGCCATTGGCCCGCACTTGGCTACCTTAGCTCTGAGGTTTGGCTTGCTATTCCCGCTGCTCCCAGTATCCCATGCTATTCCCGCTACCCCATGCTGCTCCCACTACCCCATGCTGCTCCCACTACCCCATGCTGCTCCCACTACCCCATGCTATTCCCCTACCCCATGCTAGTACCACTACCCCATGCTATTCCCGCTACCCCATGCTATTCCCCTACCCCATGCTAGTACCACTACCCCATGCTATTCCCGCTACCCCATGCTATTCCCCTACCCCATGCTATTCCCGCTACCCCATGCTGCTCCCACTACCCCACGCTATTCCCCTACCCCATGCTATTCCCGCTATGCCATGCTATTCCCCTACCCCATGCTATTCCTGCTATGCCATGCTATTCCCCTACCCCATGCTATTCCCCTACCCCATGCTGCTCCCACTACCCCACGCTATTCCCCTACCCCATGCTGCTCCCACTACCCCACGCTATTCCCCTACCCCATGCTATTCCCGCTATGCCATGCTATTCCCGCTACCCCATGCTATTCCCCTACCCCATGCTGCTCCCACTACCCCACGCTATTCCCCTACCCCATGCTGCTCCCACTACCCCACGCTATTCCCCTACCCCATGCTGCTCCCACTACCCCACGCTATTCCCCTACCCCATGCTATTCCCGCTATGCCATGCTATTCCCGCTACCCCATGCTATTCCCCTACCCCATGCTGCTCCCACTACCCCACGCTATTCCCCTACCCCATGCTGCTCCCACTACCCCACGCTATTCCCCTACCCCATGCTGCTCCCACTACCCCACGCTATTCCCCTACCCCATGCTATTCCCGCTATGCCATGCTATTCCCGCTACCCCATGCTATTCCCCTACCCTATGCTGCTCCCACTACCCCATGCTATTCCCACTACTCCATGCTGCTGCCACTACCCCATGCTAGTCCCACTACCCCATGCTATTCCCGCTACCCCATGCTATTCCCCTACCCCATGCTATTCCCACTACCCCATGCTATTCCCCTACCCCATGCTATCCCCCTACCCCATGCTATTCCCGCTACCCCATGCTATTCCCCTACCCCATGCTATTCCCACTACCCCATGCTATTCCCACTACGCCATGCTATTCCCGCTACCCCATGCTATTCCCACTACCCCATGCTATTCCCGCTACCCCATGCTATTCCCGCTACGCCATGCTATTCCCACTACCCCATGCTATTCCCGCTACCCCATGCTATTCCCGCTACCCCATGCTATTCCCGCTACCCCATGCTATTCCCCTACCCCATGCTATTCCCGCTACGCCATGCTATTCCCGCTACCCCATGCTATTCCCGCTACCCCATGCTATTCCCGCTACCCCATGCTATTCCCGCTACCCCATGCTATTCCCCTACCCCATGCTATCCCCCTACCCCATGCTATTCCCGCTATCCTATGCTACATAAACAAGGCGACTTCAGGACTATGGAAGGCCAGGATGAGCATAATCAGGGCACAGTGTCAACAGAGGCTAAAGCACTAAGAAAGGCTCAGCCCAGCTAATCGGCTTGGGCTGGTCACAGACCCAGGTGCTGTCCTTCCTCCTGCAGGGGTTGGTAGAGGTCACACCAGGCAGGAGGGAAGGAATAGGGCTGGTGTGCACAGGTGGTTCCACTCACcatcttctgtcttctcttgCAGTAGGCACAGAAATTTGCAATGGCGGCCCAGCACCCAAGTCTTCAACCTGCTGTATCCTGTGAGCACTGGTCCCATGGGGACCCTATGGCTCCCTCAATCTTCACCCACTAGGATTTGGGTTCTGCCTGTGGCTATTTGCTACAAGAGGTTAGGAAGCCCAAGAAAATGACTGAAGATCATtctggatattttaatttttttttttttttttttttgagatggagtcttgctctgtcacccaggctggagtgccgtggcacgatctcagctcactgcaacctccacctcccaggttcaagcgattctcgtgcctcagcctcctgagtagctgggactacaggcgcccaccaccacacatggctaatttttgtattttcagtacagatggggtttcaccatattgggcaggctggtctcgaactcctgacctcaggtgatcacccgcctcagcttcctgaagtgctgggattacaggcatgagccaccacgcccagcctgtttttataAACTGAAGCCAACTGTGAATAAACTGTAGCCTACATTACTCATCCATTTTTGGATAGTTACCACTGGGAGACCTTTGAAAAGGGTCCATGAACTCTGAAATCACTGAGAACATTTGCAGccacacatgtacatatgtgtacacaGGTAGACAGATGGACACAGGCCGTTTCTCATCCAGTTTAGGAAAACACACATGCTCAGgaattcagaataaaataaacagaaaactacTTGCCCATTATCTGTGGTAAAATGATAGCGGAAGCCACACTACATTTGACCCATCAGAAAATTCTGCCAGAGAGGTCAAGGCCATGAGTAAAGCGGCCATCCAACTTCAGTGGTCTGAGCGGAAATGATCTGTAATAAACACCATGTAGAGTGGCTCTGATGGCCCCAGACGGCACCAGGAGGGCAGTGCAGGGCTGGATGCCGAAGCCCGtgcacccccatgattaaatatTGGTGAGCCTGGAGTGAAGGACAGAGGCAAAGAAACGGACTTCCCAGTTGAAATCGGTATTATGTTAAATTCAGGATGTTCAACTCATGATGTGAGCTCCAAGGCATTTGCTCCCAACACTAGATGACGCTTAACTAGATGGGCTCATTGGGGTGGGCGTGGGAGAGCAGCAGACATGCCCAGCACAGCCATGGGGCTGCAGGAAGGGGGTGCTGGGTTTTTtgcttgagacagtctcactctgtcacccagcctggagtggagtggtgtgatcttggctcaatgcaacctccaccttccgggttcaagcaattctcctgcctcagcctcctgagtagctgggattacaggcacccatcaccacaaccagctaatttttgtatttttagtaaagacaaggtttcgccatgttggccaggctggtcttgaactcctgacctcaagtgatctgcccaccttggcctcccaaagtgctgggattacaggtgtgaaccaccgtgcccagccttttcatCTCACTGGTCAGAGACCCCTGGTATCCAGAGCCTGGGTCTGGGATGAGGGGCTCTTAAGAGGTTCTGAGGGATCCTGCAAACAGCCCCTCTGGACGCCAGGACAGGATGTGAAAGTATCTTGCTCACTCAAAGCTCACCTTAACCAAATGTCCTGAAAAGCTTATAGGCTGCTTCTCCCTTTGGCCTTATATTTGCAAACGAACTCATTTTACAAACTGGGGCTCCAAGCCTAGATTTGCTCAAGGCACATAACTGGGAAGTAGCAAATTCAATCTGTCCATTGCAAACCACCAGGCCAAGGGTTTGGGTTGTTGGCAAGCTCACAGCCAGGAGGGGCGAGAAGCCCAGGAAGCCTGCTGGGGAGGGAAGTGGCTCAGGCACCACAAGACCACCTCCCTGCACAACTCAAACAGCACTCAGGCCCTGTGCTCAGGAGGTCACATCACCAGACTTTTAGTCCCAAGTCTGACCTGGCCACTTCCTGGGATCAAAGGGAGGATTTGTGAAATGGCAGGTTGGGGCGAGGGGTTATTGTGGAGGAGGACCCAGCTTCCCAACTGTAAGGGCGTCAGTCAGTGCCTACCCCTCCCCATCCAGGGGTCTGGGCTGCTGAGAGCAGCAGCCTAGAACTCAGAATCAAGACAACCCCAGTACTCATGAGGCCCCCAGCTGACTGACTCCATTACAGACGGCCTTTGGGGCTCCCCACCTGGATGCCCCAGACAGAACAGGCAGCGCGCATCTGTCCTTCCCACTGTGTTTACATGATGCATTCTGGGTCTGTGAATGGTAATGTGGATTCTTTTGAAACCCCCTCCCTGTCTTCCACCTCACGTGAACTGGGAGGTGGACAGAACTTCAACCTAGGAATTCCACAACCAGCGACAGCAAATGAGGAGCCGGAGTATCACACAACACAGGAAGCTTTATTCATCCGCTGCTGGTCCAAAGAGTGGGTCGCAGGGTCACTCACTTTAATATGCTGTCATCTTGGGCCGGAAGGTTAGAAGAAAAGCACATGTTACCACTCAGGCAACCTAAAAAGACCACTTCAGCttcccagttattttttttttttttttttttgttttgagacggagtctcgctctgtcacccaatggcgcaatctcagctcactgcaacctctgcatcccaggttaaagcgattctcccacctcagccttctgagtagctgggattacatgcacccgccatcatgcctggctaattttttttagacagaatttcactttgctgctcaggctggagtgcagtggcgtgatctcagctcactgcaacctccgcctcccgggttcaagcaattctcatgcctcagctttctgagtagctgggattacaggtgcctgccaccatgcccggctgattttttgtattttagtagaaatggggtttcaccatcttgcccaggctggtctcgaactccagagctcaggcaatctgcctgtctcagcctcccaaagtgctaggattacaggcatgagccaccgcaccgggccatgcccggctaatttttgtagagacagggttgcaccatgttggtcaggctggtcttgaactcctaacctcaggtgatctgcccgccttggcctcccaaagtgctgggatacaggcatgagccaccacgcctggccagcttCCCCATTTTTAAACAATCCGCATCTACTTAGCTCTGCTTAAATGTCCTCCTCCATTTTCCTTATCCCTGCACAAACCTGGGAGGGACAATCTATAAGAGCCAGTGTCACTCGTACCTTCTGCCAATTCTCTGGCAATCCGTTTCAGTTCATCctgcttcttcttctcttctgctgctatcctcctctcctcttctgcccGAGGTTTTAGGTAATCTGTTTGGCGGAATGCAGGAGAATAAAATTCACTGGAAATGCTGTACAAAAGGAACTGAGTCCACAGGTCAAGGTATCTTCAGCGACGCTGTAAACCAGACGCACCTGCTGTTCCCGCTCTTTATGTTAATGCGAGTCAACGCCTGACCTTCACCCTGACGAGTCCAACCCAGAGGCTACAGGGCCCCTGCTGCCCACCCGCTCACGCACTGGCTCACTCGTCCTCTGCGAACAGGGACTGCCTCCCATCAAGACCTCAGCACTCGAACAGCCATTTAGCACCCGTTTTCACCAAGAAGCAGCCGTTTTCGAGTCCCCCGCCCGGGCCTCAGAAGCCTGAGCTTTGGGTGAGCTGATTCCACTATCGGGGTCACGCTCGGTGGAGGACACGGTCCTGCAGCCTCGCATGCGTCCCAAGCCCCCTTCCAGAGCTGGAGTTCTCCAAATAGCACAGGAGCTCCACAGGAAAGCCGAGCAgaccccgccccggccccgcccgcgGTCACTCACTGTAGCGCGTGGCTCCGTAGGCCACACCGAGGAACAGGGCGGAGTAGCGGCCGAGCTGCGAAAGAGGTTGGTCAGAGGCGGCGCGAAACGGGGCTCGCGGGACGGGGGTCGCGGGAGGAGGGGGGGCGGGGTCGCTGGGCAGAGGTCGCAGGAGGGGTGGGGGTCCGGTCGCCGGGCGAGGGTCACGGGGCGAGGATCATGGGGGCGGGGGCCGGGGGTCGCAGCCCGCGGGGTCGGAGCTGCGGGGCGGGACACGGGGGGGCCCAGAGCACTGGGCGGCGGCTGCAAAGCCTGGATCACCTTGATGAGCGGAGAGACCTGCACCGGTGGCACCATCTTGTCCCTGACCTCCGCACCGGAAGCACAACCTGCAGACGGAGCAGGATGCCGCACAAGCCAGCAAAGCCTTGGAGGCAAAGGCGGAGCTGGGCGCACGCATGCGCCGTCAGCGGCGAGAGAGCGGGGGGCCGCGCCCCCTGGCGACCGAAGGGTGACTGCGCGCCCCCGCGCGGCGGTGACGTCACGTGAGGCGCACGCGCACAAAGGCTGGGGAGTGCGCGGAGGATCATCGGCTGCGCCTGCGCAGTTGCTGCGTGAGGCGGGATCTGCGCCGAGTGGGCGGGGGGTTTCCTTTCCCCGCAGGGCTGGGGGTCCGCTGTTTCCCCGCGCTGCTGCCGAGGCCCCGCCGTCCGCGTCCTGGCCGTGTGTCCACACCCCAGACTGCGGGCCGGGGCGCACTCTGTCTTCTTGCGCGGAGCGTCGGAGGCCTGAGGTCAGGGCGGCTCGGGCGGGTCCAGCCCCGCGGACCGCGCCCACCCGAGGGTGGCCTGGGCAGGGACCTGGGGGTCCTGGGAGCGGAGTGTGAGCCGAGTGCAGGTGGCTCCCCGGGCAGGTCCTTCTCCTACAAGGCAGTAGTGTCTGTCGCCGGCCGGGCCGCGTTGGATTCCGCGGCCCGCGGGAGCATGGCCTCCAGGCCCCTCTTCCTGCGGCTGCTCTGCCCGGGAGCACGGGGCGCCCTTCATCCCGGAGCTGGAGCTTCCTCACCCCAGGATGCCCCATCACTTCTGTCCCGAAGAGGGGCTGGGATCTTCTTGGGAAGACCAGCCCCCAACAGAGGCTGCTCCCTGGGTCCCCCGACTCCAGGCCTCAGGACTCCACGGCTCCAAGGGCCTGCCCCGGCCCAGGCCTGGGGACCACTGAGCCCCACACTGGTCTTTGCTGGCCTCTGTCCACCTCCCGGTAGCTGTGTGTCTCCCACAGCTGCCCAGAGATGGGGCCTGCGGTGCCTATGCAGCCTCCCCGCTGTGCCCGAAGTGCTGACCCGCCAGCCCCATGGACACCAGGCTTGGAGTCTAGGCAGGAGCCTGGCACCCCCTCCACGTTCTGGGTCTTCCTGGCGGCAGCCATGCTGCCCGTGCTGGGCCACCCTCGGGCCCCCTTTGGCCCCATGCAGTAGTGACGCAAGGCCTCCTGTGTCCCCTCCTGGCCCTGCACTGCTACAGGCAGAAGCAACTGGAGAACTATGGCTCGGGTCTCGCTAAGGTGCAGCATCACAAACTCCAGGACTCTTGAAGCAAGCATGGGGAGGACCCGTGATCCTGGCGGCCTGGGCTACCTGTCCGGGCCTAAGTCGCCTCTGCCCCCTCTCCTGGCTTGCTCTGGGGTCCAGGGCCTGGGCCTCTCTGGCTGAGAAACTAGGAAGTCACTGGGCTCTGTTTCCTGAGCTGGGTATACCAAGGCCAGTCCTAtagggcaggggtccccaacccccaggtgCAGACCAGTACCAGCTTGTGGCCCGTTAGGAACCGGGCAGCACAGGACGAGGTGAGGGAGCATGATTGCCCGAGCTCCACCCActttcagatcagcctgggcatcagattcccataggagcgtgaaccctactGTGAGCTGCGCACTTGGATCTGGATTGCGCTCtggtgagaatctaatgcctgatgaactgaggtggaatagtttcatcccgaaaccttCCTCCCCAACACGGAAAAACTGTCCTCCGTGAAACCTGTCCCAGGCGCCAAAAAGGTTAGGTACTTGCTGTAGGGCCACCTGATCTTTTCTCCAGCTTCTGTGAGGTTGGCTGGCAGTCCCTGAAGACTCCTGCCTGAGGCCTCTGCCTGAACCCTGTCCTCAGGGGGCCAGAAGCAAACTCCAGCCCTCCCCGTGTCTACTGCTCGCTGAGGAAGCCGCAGGTGCACACTGGATCCACAAGGCACAGAACCATCTTGGCCCTCGGCAAGCCCCCGCTTCCGCCAGGGCAGACGGCCTCAGGTGACAATGGGTTTTCCCTTCACTGGAGTTTAAAATAATCCAGACTCCTCAGCAACTCCTGCTTCCAGAATCAAAAATAAGTGTCTCTGGGGCCCAAGGTAGGGGGTGAGGGGGACATACCAGCAGCTTCCACCAGAggtggggcggggcagggcaCCAGCAGAGAAAACATGCGGGCAAACACACACGGCCTGGGGAAAACCCCCTGAAGCCAATGGAGACTTGCCTTTGCTCAAGGCCTTTCCTGAGAGCTTAGTGGTGGGACGGGTCCCACCTGGCTCAGCACACCGCCCGCAGGGGCCTCTGCAGCTGTCAGGTCAGCTGTGGGTGCAGAAGCCGATACTCCCCCGGCTCAGGCTTGCTGCTATCTTTAGCACTGTGCTCAGACTCCAGTGGCCTGGGAACCCTCTGCAGGGGGCTCTGCAGCCCTTCTCACATTCCCGGTGGCCTCGGGGGGCCTCCCAACCATGCTTCCCCCCTCGGTGTGGTTCTCCCCACTCCTGCAGCCCAGCAGTGCCCCTTCAGGATCACACCCAGACCCCACTGGACTGGCAGCAGGGGATGCCCTGGCCCTTGCTCCCAGCCCCAGGGTTCCACATCTGGTCACCTGACACCTTGCAGTCGGCCCCAGGTCCCTCCTGGGCAGGTCATGCCTCCAGGGTCCTCAACCTCAGGAGTCAGTGCTTCATAGAGGCCGCTGGACCTGGGGATGGCACCAGGCAGCATCTCAGGGGACGCCAACTGTGACCATGTGTCCCTCAGGGGGTAGGACCTCTGCTCAAGAGACATGCAAGTGGCACCTGTCTTTTTAGCCTTGCAGACACGGTGGCGCCCCCAGGGATCCCACCTGCTGTTGTGGCTGCATATAGTCACTCCCACCACTGCCCCTGCAGCACCGAGGGGCAGGTGCCCTGGGTCCTGTTACCTACTGCGTCCCACGCAGACGCAGGCCTGGGGGGCTCCAAAAGCTTGTTCTCCACTCAGCCTGTAGGCCTCCTCCTTGATCCTGCTTGGCCTGCagaccctcctcccaccccttgaACCAGGGCATCTGGATGCTGACTCTGTGGTG
Protein-coding sequences here:
- the ATP5ME gene encoding ATP synthase F(0) complex subunit e, mitochondrial, which gives rise to MVPPVQVSPLIKLGRYSALFLGVAYGATRYNYLKPRAEEERRIAAEEKKKQDELKRIARELAEDDSILK